One region of Lathamus discolor isolate bLatDis1 chromosome 2, bLatDis1.hap1, whole genome shotgun sequence genomic DNA includes:
- the TOP1MT gene encoding DNA topoisomerase I, mitochondrial isoform X7 gives MKLSLATEEIATFYAKMLDHEYTTKEIFQTNFFNDWRKEMTSVEQKIIKDLDKCDFSEIHKYFVDKNEARKALPKEEKQKLKEEADKIQEEYGYCILDGHREKIGNFKTEPPGLFRGRGDHPKMGMLKKRIMPEDVIINCSKDSKIPEPPQGHKWKEVRCDNTVTWLASWTENIQHTLKYIMLNPSSKLKGQKDWQKYEVARRLKGVVHKIRAQYRIDWKSKEMKERQRAVALYFIDKLALRAGNEKEEGETADTVGCCSLRVEHIRLHPELDGQKHVVEFDFLGKDSIRYYNKVSVEKPVFKNLKLFMKSKDPADELFDRLKTSILNKHLQNLMDGLTAKVFRTYNASITLQEQLKALTNSEDSVAAKLLAYNRANRAVAILCNHQRSTPKTHEKSMQILQTKIDAKKQQVEKAQEELKKAEDEFSDTKDARAEANVEKKKKKLKQLEEQLAKLNVQATDKEENKQIALGTSKLNYLDPRISIAWCKKFGVPIEKIYNKTQREKFAWAIDMTTEDFEF, from the exons ATGAAGCTGAGCCTGGCCACGGAGGAAATTGCCACGTTCTATGCCAAAATGCTTGATCATGAATATACAACCAAAGAGATCTTCCAGACCAACTTCTTCAATGACTGGAGGAAG GAGATGACCTCAGTGGAGCAGAAGATAATCAAGGACCTGGACAAGTGCGACTTCAGTGAGATCCACAAGTACTTTGTGGACAAAAATGAGGCACGGAAAGCGCTCCCCAAAGAGGAGAAGCAG AAACTGAAGGAGGAGGCAGATAAGATCCAGGAGGAATATGGATATTGCATCCTCGATGGGCACCGGGAGAAGATAGGCAACTTCAAAACCGAGCCGCCGGGGCTCTTCCGTGGCCGTGGTGACCACCCCAAGATGGGCATGCTGAAGAAGAGGATCATGCCAGAAGATGTTATCATCAACTGCAGCAA GGACTCCAAGATCCCTGAGCCACCACAAGGACACAAGTGGAAGGAGGTGCGCTGCGATAACACCGTTACCTGGCTGGCCTCGTGGACAGAGAACATCCAGCACACGTTGAAGTACATCATGCTGAACCCCAGCTCCAAGCTGAAG GGGCAGAAGGACTGGCAGAAGTACGAGGTAGCTCGGCGCTTAAAGGGTGTTGTCCACAAGATCCGTGCTCAGTACCGGATTGATTGGAAGTCCAAGGAGATGAAGGAGCGGCAAAGAGCAGTGGCTCTCTACTTCATTGATAAG TTGGCCCTGCGAGCTGGCAATGAGAAGGAGGAAGGTGAGACTGCAGACACAGttggctgctgctccctgcgTGTGGAGCACATCAGGCTGCACCCCGAGCTGGATGGGCAGAAGCATGTGGTAGAGTTCGACTTCCTTGGGAAAGACTCCATCCGTTACTACAACAAAGTGTCTGTGGAGAAGCCG gtGTTCAAGAACCTGAAGCTGTTTATGAAGAGCAAGGACCCTGCAGATGAACTCTTTGACAGGCTCAAA ACATCCATCCTGAACAAACACCTCCAGAACCTGATGGATGGTTTGACTGCCAAAGTGTTCAGGACCTACAACGCCTCCATcaccctgcaggagcagctcaaGGCCCTTACTAACT CTGAAGACAGCGTTGCAGCAAAGCTCCTCGCCTACAACCGAGCTAACCGAGCGGTGGCCATCCTGTGCAACCATCAGAGGTCTACACCAAAAACCCATGAGAAATCAATGCAAATCCTTCAGACCAAG ATTGATGCCAAGAAACAACAAGTGGAGAAAGCCCAAGAAGAGCTGAAGAAAGCTGAAGATGAGTTCAGTGACACAAAAGATGCCAGAGCAGAAGC CAATgtggagaagaagaagaagaaattgaaGCAGCTGGAAGAGCAGCTCGCCAAGTTGAATGTCCAGGCCACAGATAAAGAGGAGAACAAGCAGATAGCTCTGGGCACATCCAAGCTGAATTACCTGGACCCCAGGATTAGTATAGCTTG GTGTAAGAAGTTTGGTGTGCCCATTGAGAAGATCTACAACAAGACACAGAGGGAAAAGTTTGCCTGGGCGATCGACATGACCACTGAGGACTTTGAATTCTGA
- the TOP1MT gene encoding DNA topoisomerase I, mitochondrial isoform X6, translating into MPGWEEEKKEDGIKWIQLEHRGPYFAPLYEPLPEDVQFYYNGKPMKLSLATEEIATFYAKMLDHEYTTKEIFQTNFFNDWRKEMTSVEQKIIKDLDKCDFSEIHKYFVDKNEARKALPKEEKQKLKEEADKIQEEYGYCILDGHREKIGNFKTEPPGLFRGRGDHPKMGMLKKRIMPEDVIINCSKDSKIPEPPQGHKWKEVRCDNTVTWLASWTENIQHTLKYIMLNPSSKLKGQKDWQKYEVARRLKGVVHKIRAQYRIDWKSKEMKERQRAVALYFIDKLALRAGNEKEEGETADTVGCCSLRVEHIRLHPELDGQKHVVEFDFLGKDSIRYYNKVSVEKPVFKNLKLFMKSKDPADELFDRLKTSILNKHLQNLMDGLTAKVFRTYNASITLQEQLKALTNSEDSVAAKLLAYNRANRAVAILCNHQRSTPKTHEKSMQILQTKIDAKKQQVEKAQEELKKAEDEFSDTKDARAEANVEKKKKKLKQLEEQLAKLNVQATDKEENKQIALGTSKLNYLDPRISIAWCKKFGVPIEKIYNKTQREKFAWAIDMTTEDFEF; encoded by the exons ATGCCCGG gtgggaagaggagaagaaagaagatgggATAAAATGGATCCAGCTGGAGCACCGAGGACCCTACTTTGCCCCCCTCTACGAGCCGCTGCCTGAGGATGTGCAGTTCTATTATAATG GCAAACCCATGAAGCTGAGCCTGGCCACGGAGGAAATTGCCACGTTCTATGCCAAAATGCTTGATCATGAATATACAACCAAAGAGATCTTCCAGACCAACTTCTTCAATGACTGGAGGAAG GAGATGACCTCAGTGGAGCAGAAGATAATCAAGGACCTGGACAAGTGCGACTTCAGTGAGATCCACAAGTACTTTGTGGACAAAAATGAGGCACGGAAAGCGCTCCCCAAAGAGGAGAAGCAG AAACTGAAGGAGGAGGCAGATAAGATCCAGGAGGAATATGGATATTGCATCCTCGATGGGCACCGGGAGAAGATAGGCAACTTCAAAACCGAGCCGCCGGGGCTCTTCCGTGGCCGTGGTGACCACCCCAAGATGGGCATGCTGAAGAAGAGGATCATGCCAGAAGATGTTATCATCAACTGCAGCAA GGACTCCAAGATCCCTGAGCCACCACAAGGACACAAGTGGAAGGAGGTGCGCTGCGATAACACCGTTACCTGGCTGGCCTCGTGGACAGAGAACATCCAGCACACGTTGAAGTACATCATGCTGAACCCCAGCTCCAAGCTGAAG GGGCAGAAGGACTGGCAGAAGTACGAGGTAGCTCGGCGCTTAAAGGGTGTTGTCCACAAGATCCGTGCTCAGTACCGGATTGATTGGAAGTCCAAGGAGATGAAGGAGCGGCAAAGAGCAGTGGCTCTCTACTTCATTGATAAG TTGGCCCTGCGAGCTGGCAATGAGAAGGAGGAAGGTGAGACTGCAGACACAGttggctgctgctccctgcgTGTGGAGCACATCAGGCTGCACCCCGAGCTGGATGGGCAGAAGCATGTGGTAGAGTTCGACTTCCTTGGGAAAGACTCCATCCGTTACTACAACAAAGTGTCTGTGGAGAAGCCG gtGTTCAAGAACCTGAAGCTGTTTATGAAGAGCAAGGACCCTGCAGATGAACTCTTTGACAGGCTCAAA ACATCCATCCTGAACAAACACCTCCAGAACCTGATGGATGGTTTGACTGCCAAAGTGTTCAGGACCTACAACGCCTCCATcaccctgcaggagcagctcaaGGCCCTTACTAACT CTGAAGACAGCGTTGCAGCAAAGCTCCTCGCCTACAACCGAGCTAACCGAGCGGTGGCCATCCTGTGCAACCATCAGAGGTCTACACCAAAAACCCATGAGAAATCAATGCAAATCCTTCAGACCAAG ATTGATGCCAAGAAACAACAAGTGGAGAAAGCCCAAGAAGAGCTGAAGAAAGCTGAAGATGAGTTCAGTGACACAAAAGATGCCAGAGCAGAAGC CAATgtggagaagaagaagaagaaattgaaGCAGCTGGAAGAGCAGCTCGCCAAGTTGAATGTCCAGGCCACAGATAAAGAGGAGAACAAGCAGATAGCTCTGGGCACATCCAAGCTGAATTACCTGGACCCCAGGATTAGTATAGCTTG GTGTAAGAAGTTTGGTGTGCCCATTGAGAAGATCTACAACAAGACACAGAGGGAAAAGTTTGCCTGGGCGATCGACATGACCACTGAGGACTTTGAATTCTGA
- the TOP1MT gene encoding DNA topoisomerase I, mitochondrial isoform X5, protein MYRHLTSFLLGRRVHHPQFTPVCLRLGSGGCGRWEEEKKEDGIKWIQLEHRGPYFAPLYEPLPEDVQFYYNGKPMKLSLATEEIATFYAKMLDHEYTTKEIFQTNFFNDWRKEMTSVEQKIIKDLDKCDFSEIHKYFVDKNEARKALPKEEKQKLKEEADKIQEEYGYCILDGHREKIGNFKTEPPGLFRGRGDHPKMGMLKKRIMPEDVIINCSKDSKIPEPPQGHKWKEVRCDNTVTWLASWTENIQHTLKYIMLNPSSKLKGQKDWQKYEVARRLKGVVHKIRAQYRIDWKSKEMKERQRAVALYFIDKLALRAGNEKEEGETADTVGCCSLRVEHIRLHPELDGQKHVVEFDFLGKDSIRYYNKVSVEKPVFKNLKLFMKSKDPADELFDRLKTSILNKHLQNLMDGLTAKVFRTYNASITLQEQLKALTNSEDSVAAKLLAYNRANRAVAILCNHQRSTPKTHEKSMQILQTKIDAKKQQVEKAQEELKKAEDEFSDTKDARAEANVEKKKKKLKQLEEQLAKLNVQATDKEENKQIALGTSKLNYLDPRISIAWCKKFGVPIEKIYNKTQREKFAWAIDMTTEDFEF, encoded by the exons ATGTACCGGCATCTCACCTCCTTCCTGCTTGGCCGCAGGGTCCATCACCCCCAGTTCACCCCAGTTTGCCTGCGGTTGGGTTCGGGGGGCTGCGGTAG gtgggaagaggagaagaaagaagatgggATAAAATGGATCCAGCTGGAGCACCGAGGACCCTACTTTGCCCCCCTCTACGAGCCGCTGCCTGAGGATGTGCAGTTCTATTATAATG GCAAACCCATGAAGCTGAGCCTGGCCACGGAGGAAATTGCCACGTTCTATGCCAAAATGCTTGATCATGAATATACAACCAAAGAGATCTTCCAGACCAACTTCTTCAATGACTGGAGGAAG GAGATGACCTCAGTGGAGCAGAAGATAATCAAGGACCTGGACAAGTGCGACTTCAGTGAGATCCACAAGTACTTTGTGGACAAAAATGAGGCACGGAAAGCGCTCCCCAAAGAGGAGAAGCAG AAACTGAAGGAGGAGGCAGATAAGATCCAGGAGGAATATGGATATTGCATCCTCGATGGGCACCGGGAGAAGATAGGCAACTTCAAAACCGAGCCGCCGGGGCTCTTCCGTGGCCGTGGTGACCACCCCAAGATGGGCATGCTGAAGAAGAGGATCATGCCAGAAGATGTTATCATCAACTGCAGCAA GGACTCCAAGATCCCTGAGCCACCACAAGGACACAAGTGGAAGGAGGTGCGCTGCGATAACACCGTTACCTGGCTGGCCTCGTGGACAGAGAACATCCAGCACACGTTGAAGTACATCATGCTGAACCCCAGCTCCAAGCTGAAG GGGCAGAAGGACTGGCAGAAGTACGAGGTAGCTCGGCGCTTAAAGGGTGTTGTCCACAAGATCCGTGCTCAGTACCGGATTGATTGGAAGTCCAAGGAGATGAAGGAGCGGCAAAGAGCAGTGGCTCTCTACTTCATTGATAAG TTGGCCCTGCGAGCTGGCAATGAGAAGGAGGAAGGTGAGACTGCAGACACAGttggctgctgctccctgcgTGTGGAGCACATCAGGCTGCACCCCGAGCTGGATGGGCAGAAGCATGTGGTAGAGTTCGACTTCCTTGGGAAAGACTCCATCCGTTACTACAACAAAGTGTCTGTGGAGAAGCCG gtGTTCAAGAACCTGAAGCTGTTTATGAAGAGCAAGGACCCTGCAGATGAACTCTTTGACAGGCTCAAA ACATCCATCCTGAACAAACACCTCCAGAACCTGATGGATGGTTTGACTGCCAAAGTGTTCAGGACCTACAACGCCTCCATcaccctgcaggagcagctcaaGGCCCTTACTAACT CTGAAGACAGCGTTGCAGCAAAGCTCCTCGCCTACAACCGAGCTAACCGAGCGGTGGCCATCCTGTGCAACCATCAGAGGTCTACACCAAAAACCCATGAGAAATCAATGCAAATCCTTCAGACCAAG ATTGATGCCAAGAAACAACAAGTGGAGAAAGCCCAAGAAGAGCTGAAGAAAGCTGAAGATGAGTTCAGTGACACAAAAGATGCCAGAGCAGAAGC CAATgtggagaagaagaagaagaaattgaaGCAGCTGGAAGAGCAGCTCGCCAAGTTGAATGTCCAGGCCACAGATAAAGAGGAGAACAAGCAGATAGCTCTGGGCACATCCAAGCTGAATTACCTGGACCCCAGGATTAGTATAGCTTG GTGTAAGAAGTTTGGTGTGCCCATTGAGAAGATCTACAACAAGACACAGAGGGAAAAGTTTGCCTGGGCGATCGACATGACCACTGAGGACTTTGAATTCTGA
- the TOP1MT gene encoding DNA topoisomerase I, mitochondrial isoform X3: MEEKVEKSGEEETARKKPKRESKEEEGEKSNKKAKKKKEEEKEATENKWKWWEEEKKEDGIKWIQLEHRGPYFAPLYEPLPEDVQFYYNGKPMKLSLATEEIATFYAKMLDHEYTTKEIFQTNFFNDWRKEMTSVEQKIIKDLDKCDFSEIHKYFVDKNEARKALPKEEKQKLKEEADKIQEEYGYCILDGHREKIGNFKTEPPGLFRGRGDHPKMGMLKKRIMPEDVIINCSKDSKIPEPPQGHKWKEVRCDNTVTWLASWTENIQHTLKYIMLNPSSKLKGQKDWQKYEVARRLKGVVHKIRAQYRIDWKSKEMKERQRAVALYFIDKLALRAGNEKEEGETADTVGCCSLRVEHIRLHPELDGQKHVVEFDFLGKDSIRYYNKVSVEKPVFKNLKLFMKSKDPADELFDRLKTSILNKHLQNLMDGLTAKVFRTYNASITLQEQLKALTNSEDSVAAKLLAYNRANRAVAILCNHQRSTPKTHEKSMQILQTKIDAKKQQVEKAQEELKKAEDEFSDTKDARAEANVEKKKKKLKQLEEQLAKLNVQATDKEENKQIALGTSKLNYLDPRISIAWCKKFGVPIEKIYNKTQREKFAWAIDMTTEDFEF, encoded by the exons atggAGGAGAAGGTGGAGAAGAGTGGAGAGGAGGAAACCGCCAGGAAGAAGCCAAAGAGGGAATCTAaggaagaagaaggggaaaagagcaataaaaaggctaaaaagaagaaagaggaagaaaaagaggccACCGAAAACAAGTGGAAATG gtgggaagaggagaagaaagaagatgggATAAAATGGATCCAGCTGGAGCACCGAGGACCCTACTTTGCCCCCCTCTACGAGCCGCTGCCTGAGGATGTGCAGTTCTATTATAATG GCAAACCCATGAAGCTGAGCCTGGCCACGGAGGAAATTGCCACGTTCTATGCCAAAATGCTTGATCATGAATATACAACCAAAGAGATCTTCCAGACCAACTTCTTCAATGACTGGAGGAAG GAGATGACCTCAGTGGAGCAGAAGATAATCAAGGACCTGGACAAGTGCGACTTCAGTGAGATCCACAAGTACTTTGTGGACAAAAATGAGGCACGGAAAGCGCTCCCCAAAGAGGAGAAGCAG AAACTGAAGGAGGAGGCAGATAAGATCCAGGAGGAATATGGATATTGCATCCTCGATGGGCACCGGGAGAAGATAGGCAACTTCAAAACCGAGCCGCCGGGGCTCTTCCGTGGCCGTGGTGACCACCCCAAGATGGGCATGCTGAAGAAGAGGATCATGCCAGAAGATGTTATCATCAACTGCAGCAA GGACTCCAAGATCCCTGAGCCACCACAAGGACACAAGTGGAAGGAGGTGCGCTGCGATAACACCGTTACCTGGCTGGCCTCGTGGACAGAGAACATCCAGCACACGTTGAAGTACATCATGCTGAACCCCAGCTCCAAGCTGAAG GGGCAGAAGGACTGGCAGAAGTACGAGGTAGCTCGGCGCTTAAAGGGTGTTGTCCACAAGATCCGTGCTCAGTACCGGATTGATTGGAAGTCCAAGGAGATGAAGGAGCGGCAAAGAGCAGTGGCTCTCTACTTCATTGATAAG TTGGCCCTGCGAGCTGGCAATGAGAAGGAGGAAGGTGAGACTGCAGACACAGttggctgctgctccctgcgTGTGGAGCACATCAGGCTGCACCCCGAGCTGGATGGGCAGAAGCATGTGGTAGAGTTCGACTTCCTTGGGAAAGACTCCATCCGTTACTACAACAAAGTGTCTGTGGAGAAGCCG gtGTTCAAGAACCTGAAGCTGTTTATGAAGAGCAAGGACCCTGCAGATGAACTCTTTGACAGGCTCAAA ACATCCATCCTGAACAAACACCTCCAGAACCTGATGGATGGTTTGACTGCCAAAGTGTTCAGGACCTACAACGCCTCCATcaccctgcaggagcagctcaaGGCCCTTACTAACT CTGAAGACAGCGTTGCAGCAAAGCTCCTCGCCTACAACCGAGCTAACCGAGCGGTGGCCATCCTGTGCAACCATCAGAGGTCTACACCAAAAACCCATGAGAAATCAATGCAAATCCTTCAGACCAAG ATTGATGCCAAGAAACAACAAGTGGAGAAAGCCCAAGAAGAGCTGAAGAAAGCTGAAGATGAGTTCAGTGACACAAAAGATGCCAGAGCAGAAGC CAATgtggagaagaagaagaagaaattgaaGCAGCTGGAAGAGCAGCTCGCCAAGTTGAATGTCCAGGCCACAGATAAAGAGGAGAACAAGCAGATAGCTCTGGGCACATCCAAGCTGAATTACCTGGACCCCAGGATTAGTATAGCTTG GTGTAAGAAGTTTGGTGTGCCCATTGAGAAGATCTACAACAAGACACAGAGGGAAAAGTTTGCCTGGGCGATCGACATGACCACTGAGGACTTTGAATTCTGA
- the TOP1MT gene encoding DNA topoisomerase I, mitochondrial isoform X4, with protein MEEKVEKSGEEETARKKPKRESKEEEGEKSNKKAKKKKEEEKEATENKWKWWEEEKKEDGIKWIQLEHRGPYFAPLYEPLPEDVQFYYNGKPMKLSLATEEIATFYAKMLDHEYTTKEIFQTNFFNDWRKEMTSVEQKIIKDLDKCDFSEIHKYFVDKNEARKALPKEEKQKLKEEADKIQEEYGYCILDGHREKIGNFKTEPPGLFRGRGDHPKMGMLKKRIMPEDVIINCSKDSKIPEPPQGHKWKEVRCDNTVTWLASWTENIQHTLKYIMLNPSSKLKGQKDWQKYEVARRLKGVVHKIRAQYRIDWKSKEMKERQRAVALYFIDKLALRAGNEKEEGETADTVGCCSLRVEHIRLHPELDGQKHVVEFDFLGKDSIRYYNKVSVEKPVFKNLKLFMKSKDPADELFDRLKTSILNKHLQNLMDGLTAKVFRTYNASITLQEQLKALTNSEDSVAAKLLAYNRANRAVAILCNHQRSTPKTHEKSMQILQTKIDAKKQQVEKAQEELKKAEDEFSDTKDARAEANVEKKKKKLKQLEEQLAKLNVQATDKEENKQIALGTSKLNYLDPRISIACL; from the exons atggAGGAGAAGGTGGAGAAGAGTGGAGAGGAGGAAACCGCCAGGAAGAAGCCAAAGAGGGAATCTAaggaagaagaaggggaaaagagcaataaaaaggctaaaaagaagaaagaggaagaaaaagaggccACCGAAAACAAGTGGAAATG gtgggaagaggagaagaaagaagatgggATAAAATGGATCCAGCTGGAGCACCGAGGACCCTACTTTGCCCCCCTCTACGAGCCGCTGCCTGAGGATGTGCAGTTCTATTATAATG GCAAACCCATGAAGCTGAGCCTGGCCACGGAGGAAATTGCCACGTTCTATGCCAAAATGCTTGATCATGAATATACAACCAAAGAGATCTTCCAGACCAACTTCTTCAATGACTGGAGGAAG GAGATGACCTCAGTGGAGCAGAAGATAATCAAGGACCTGGACAAGTGCGACTTCAGTGAGATCCACAAGTACTTTGTGGACAAAAATGAGGCACGGAAAGCGCTCCCCAAAGAGGAGAAGCAG AAACTGAAGGAGGAGGCAGATAAGATCCAGGAGGAATATGGATATTGCATCCTCGATGGGCACCGGGAGAAGATAGGCAACTTCAAAACCGAGCCGCCGGGGCTCTTCCGTGGCCGTGGTGACCACCCCAAGATGGGCATGCTGAAGAAGAGGATCATGCCAGAAGATGTTATCATCAACTGCAGCAA GGACTCCAAGATCCCTGAGCCACCACAAGGACACAAGTGGAAGGAGGTGCGCTGCGATAACACCGTTACCTGGCTGGCCTCGTGGACAGAGAACATCCAGCACACGTTGAAGTACATCATGCTGAACCCCAGCTCCAAGCTGAAG GGGCAGAAGGACTGGCAGAAGTACGAGGTAGCTCGGCGCTTAAAGGGTGTTGTCCACAAGATCCGTGCTCAGTACCGGATTGATTGGAAGTCCAAGGAGATGAAGGAGCGGCAAAGAGCAGTGGCTCTCTACTTCATTGATAAG TTGGCCCTGCGAGCTGGCAATGAGAAGGAGGAAGGTGAGACTGCAGACACAGttggctgctgctccctgcgTGTGGAGCACATCAGGCTGCACCCCGAGCTGGATGGGCAGAAGCATGTGGTAGAGTTCGACTTCCTTGGGAAAGACTCCATCCGTTACTACAACAAAGTGTCTGTGGAGAAGCCG gtGTTCAAGAACCTGAAGCTGTTTATGAAGAGCAAGGACCCTGCAGATGAACTCTTTGACAGGCTCAAA ACATCCATCCTGAACAAACACCTCCAGAACCTGATGGATGGTTTGACTGCCAAAGTGTTCAGGACCTACAACGCCTCCATcaccctgcaggagcagctcaaGGCCCTTACTAACT CTGAAGACAGCGTTGCAGCAAAGCTCCTCGCCTACAACCGAGCTAACCGAGCGGTGGCCATCCTGTGCAACCATCAGAGGTCTACACCAAAAACCCATGAGAAATCAATGCAAATCCTTCAGACCAAG ATTGATGCCAAGAAACAACAAGTGGAGAAAGCCCAAGAAGAGCTGAAGAAAGCTGAAGATGAGTTCAGTGACACAAAAGATGCCAGAGCAGAAGC CAATgtggagaagaagaagaagaaattgaaGCAGCTGGAAGAGCAGCTCGCCAAGTTGAATGTCCAGGCCACAGATAAAGAGGAGAACAAGCAGATAGCTCTGGGCACATCCAAGCTGAATTACCTGGACCCCAGGATTAGTATAGCTTG tctgtga